The sequence below is a genomic window from Nostoc flagelliforme CCNUN1.
CTAAACTCCAGTTACAATTCGACGCCGAGAGAAACTATTAAACATACTAAACTCCTACAAATTACGGATAGAGCCGAGATACGCGCCAAATAGGACACGATTTTAATAAACGTAAAGAAAAATCTCAGAGGATCTTTGAAAAGTATTTTTGGTAACATCAAAGCCTCGAAAACCTAACCCCCCTAGTCCCTACAAGGCAATGGGGGTTTCAAAGCCTCTCACCTTGTAGGCTATCCCTTACCCGGATCTTTCTTAACATTTGACAGAGTATTCACTCACATTTTTATAACCCTTATTCGTTCGTCGTTAATTCTCAATAAAAACCTAATTTTAGCGAGAATATTAAGAGCTAACTTGTCAAGTATGTCTGACACCTCAATGTTCAAGATGCTTGCAAAATAAGGGTTATAAAATTGTAAAGAAAGATGTAACTAATGGATAGCCCTGTTAGGAGATAGGAATGGAAGCGAGGTTTTTAGTATAGATTTTGACTTTTCAAACATCCTCTAACGGTGCAGTAGGTGAACGCCCAACTTCCTTACATCGGCAGCGTAACACAAAGTGCAAAAGCTGCTCAAATCTGGTAGAAATAGTCAGTATTAACTGTCGCTATCCTAAGCCATACTATCTAAGCCGATGATAGTAGGTTATTGGTTTACATTGTACGTATCTGTTAACAGATAAAATAATACACTTATTAAAAAAATCATCTCTTGAAGTAAACAAATTAAAATAATAACTATAAAATTAAGTTTTTTAAGTAAAATTGCTTAGAAGAAATTTGAAAAGTTATGAGGGGGTAAATTTTATGCCAATCGCCTCACTATAATCCGGATCATAGCAAGGTAAATAAACGTCTCCGCAGTTTCAGGGAGTAGCTCGTAGTCTTTGTTCAATCGCATTGTCAGTCGAAACAATGGCATTGTAAGTAAAAACCCCACCCACCAAAGCTACGCTTTATCTCCCCTCCCGAAAAGCGGAGAGGGGTTGGGGTGGGGTATTAGGGATTTTTGCAAGAAATCTAATGACTACACTTGCCTTGCTTTTGATGCTGTTCACCCTGCTGATTATGGTGATGATGCCCATGATCGTGACCGTGGGAACAGCCTTGTAAATTCTCCTTCATCAGATTGTCGCTGATTTGTTGCAAGGATTCATCCACAGCTTGTAAGCCAATCCAAGCATCAATTTTTTGTACATCAAATCCTACCTCGCGCTGTTCGCCTACTTCTAACAAAGGACGGCGAATCAACAACGGCTCTTTCAGCATCAGCGCCAAAGCGGTTTGTTCATCCACTTTTTCAGGAACCACCTCACCAGATTTTACCTTTGGGGAGGAAGAATTAAACCATTCGGCTACGGGGCGATCGCCAAAAAATGAACGCAACCGCTCAACTGTCCAAGGTTCTGTTAGCAGATTGTATGGTATCACCTCATGTCCCGCAGCTGTTAGCAAAACTTTTTGCTTAGTACCACCTTTACAGCCTGGTTTGCTATAGAAAATTACTCTTGCCATTCAACTATCTCCTAATTACTCTTTAGCACTAAAGCGCCAACTATGAATCGATGAAATTAAAAATTCTTAGCTTTATGGCTAACTAAGTCAAACTCAAACCTCTCATTTGGATCGGTTTCGCCATAAATATTGAAAGTCACAGTTGGTTCATCACCCACTGCTTCTACACTGTGAATTGCATCGGGAGTAAAGCTAATAATGTCTCCTGGGAAGAGAGTTATTTCTCCCGTTGCTTCAATTTTGTCCTGAAACTCTGGGCTATCGGTGCGTCGCCAAAAAGTATTTTTTTCTTGGCCTTTTAGCACTGCCACTATTCCCCAAGTTCCATGATTATGAATGTTTGAATGGGTTCCCGGTGCAAATGTTACTGTTTGCACTGTCAGAGGAAAACCCAATTCATCATATAGGAGTAAAACAGAGCTTTCCGTTTTGGATGAAGGTTCTAAACTTTGACTTTGCACCCAGTAGGAATTTACAATCAAGCGCCTTACAAGCATCCGAATTTCTGGCAGACAATTGGTTTCATTGTCGCTGCTATTGAGAACATCTTCCACCTCAGTTAAAAACCGATAAAGGCGGTAATTTTCTCTCAATAAATCCCACGATCTTACAGATTTACAGGCTTGATGCTGACCGTCCCCTGTTAGCAGCCAATCCCTACCTTTCATAATTTTTAAATTGATAGCGGAGAAGACTGGATTACAATGATCGGTGAGATATTAGGAATGTTACCTACAGGAAGTTTAGTAGGTATGGTGATAGGAGGAATGATAGAGTTACTATCAGTAGTCGCTCCTAATAGGGAGTAAGAGGAATATGATGTCGTAGATAACCAATTGTTCATGATTGTTCACTAAAAGGGAATTGGGCATTGCGGATTGGGCATGGGGCATTGGGAATGGGGCATAGGTTATTGTCCTTGTGTCCTTGTCTCCCTTATCTCCCCACTCCTTACAGACGCGATGAATCGCGTCTCTACAACGCGCATCGTCTTGTCGAGAAGTGCATTGACTAATTAATCGTCTTCTTCTGCTGGACGTGTCAAAATATCCAGCAGAATACCAGAACCAAAATCATTCTTTTCGTCTATCTGTTTGACTCTGGTGCTGATTTCTTTGGCTTGCTCAATTTCTCCTAACTTTGCTAGCACTAATCCAGAAGCAGCATAAGCATTTAAGTACAATCGAATTTGTGGGTCTTCTTTGCGATTGACTAATATAGGCTTAAGTTGCTCCCAGTCATCAGGCAAGTTTTCTATTTCTTTAATTTTATCTAATAATTTAGTTGTTGTTTGTAATGCAAGAGAATAATTATTCTTATAATAGAAAAATCTATATGCTGCTACCAAGACATCTGTATTTTCACCAGTCTGGTCTAAAGCTTGTTGAATATATTTTTCGGATCCTGATGTATTATCCCAGTTTTGTGCAGCTAAAATTAATAGGTTTTTAATATCATCTGGAACCTGGAACCATGAAAATTTGTTTGTATTAGCTTGCATAATGAACTCCTGGATAGTTAGGAGTTAGGAGTTATGAGTTAGAAGTTGTGAATTATGAGTTAGAAGTTATAACTTCTTAACTCCTCACTTCTCACTCCTCACTCCTAACTTTTATTAAAACAAAGTAAGAACGTACACCAAGGTGAATAATACAATCCAAATAATGTCTACGAAGTGCCAGTAAATTTCTGTCATTTCGATGAAAGTATGATTGGTTGCAGAATATTCACCAGGGAGACGCGATCGCCACAATGCGCGTAATATCAATAACAGTCCCACAAAAACGTGCAAACCGTGGAACCCAGTCATGATATAAAAGCAGTTGGCGAAGACGTTGGTAGTCAGTCCGTATCCTAAAGTTGAATACTCATAAACCTGACCACCCAAGAAAATTGCCCCCATGATTGCAGTAATTGCGTACCACAGTTGCATTCCCTTGACGTTATTCTTTTTAATTGCTGTATCACCGAAGTGAATGACGAAACTACTAGACACCAGAATAATGGTGTTAATTGTCGGCACAAGTAGCTCTACTTCGCTTCCTTCTGGAGGCCAAACTGCTGTAGTACCCCGGAAAAATAAATAAGTGGCAAAAAATCCCCCAAACATTAGGGATTCAGAAGCGAGGAACGTCAACAGTCCCCAGACTCTTAAATCTGGATGTTCTTCGTGTCCTGCACTGTGATTTTCGCTTGTGGTTGTAGCTATAGTCATAGATTTTTTGACAATACGATCTACTCTGTCTGTTGTGGAAGCTTGAATAAAGAATGAAGTCTGAACCAGCAAAATTTCCATTCTTTATCCAAAATCCTTGTTTAGCCAAACTCTTGACTTGTTCAGGAATTTTGAAAATTCCGAGTTTTGTGTTCTGAATTCGGGTGTCCGTTTATTGAATTCGGGCGTCCGTTTATTGAATTCGGGCGTCCGTTTATTGAATTCGGGTGTTCGTTTATTGAATTCGGGCGTTCGTTTATTGAATTCGGGCGTCCGTTTATTGAATTCGGGTGTCCGTTTATTGAATTCGGGCGTGCGTTTTCTGAATTCGGGCGTTCGTTTATTGAATTCGGGCGTTCGTGTTCCAAGCTTGAAGTTTCAGGTTCCAAGCTTGGAGTTTCGAGTTTTCAAATCTAATGACTAGAAGTTTCAGTGACTTTAAGTGCGATCGCATCACTCACTCTACGAACTAAGCACTAGCTTCCGGCGTCGCTGATGACTGTAATTCAGTTCTATGCTCCTGACCGTAGTCATAAGGGCCATGAGTGACAATCGGCAACACTTCCCAGTTTTCAATTGCAGGTGGTGAGCTAGTTGTCCATTCTAAGGTCAAAGCTTGCCAAGGATTATCACCAGCCAAAGGTCCTTTCAACCAACTGTAAATCATGTTGATGGCAAAAGGAATTACCGATATCCCCAAAACAATTGAACCGAAGGTACAAATTTGATTGAGGTCGATAAATTGGGGGTCATACATTGCCACTCGTCGGGGCATTCCTTTCAAACCCAGTTCGTGCATGGGTAAGAAAGTAAGATTAGTGCCGATGAAGGTAAGGGCGAAATGAACCCGTCCCCAATTTTCATTCAGCATTCGTCCGGTCATTTTGGGGAACCAGTGATAAATGCCGGCGTAGATGCCAAACACGGAACCGCCAAACAGAACGTAGTGGAAATGTCCGACAACATAATATGTGTCGTGGACGTGAACATCAAAGGGGGCTGTTCCCATCGTTACACCGCTTAAGCCGCCCATGACAAACATGGACAACAAGCCAATGGCGAAAAGCATCGCCGTGGTGAAGCGGATTTTACCACCCCAAAGGGTAGCAACCCAGGCAAAAATCTTCACGCCAGTGGGAACTGCAACTATGAGAGTGGAGATGGTAAAGAACATCCGCATCCAGCCGGGTGTGCCACTGGTAAACATATGGTGTACCCAGACGAACAAACCGACAACGCAGATAGCTACACTAGAGTAAGCGATCGCTTTATAACCAAAGATTGGCTTGCGGGCGTGAACTGGAATTACCTCGGACATGATGCCGAAGATAGGCAGAATCATTAAATATACTGCCGGGTGAGAATAAAACCAGAATAAGTGTTGATAAATTACAACGTTACCGCCTGCATCTGGTTTAAAGAAAGAAGTACCAAAGTTGAGGTCAAACAATAGCAGCACTAAACCGGCTGCTAATACAGGTGTGGAGAGAAGTGCCAGCAGAGAGGTTGCCAAGATTGCCCAACAAAACAAGGGCACTTGATCCCATTTCATGCTAGGAACCTTCATCATCAAAATGGTGATCACAAAGTTCAGCGAACCCAAAATTGAAGAAGTTCCCACCAAAACGATCGCAAGTATCCACATAGTTTGAGCGATTGGTGCTGTTACCAAGCTCAAAGGTGGGTAAGCTGTCCAACCAGATTGGGAACCGCCAAAAATGAAACTACCTAAAATGAGCGCACCTGCTGGGGGATTTAACCAAAAGGCGATCGCGTTCAGCTTTGGGAAAGCCATATCCCTGGCACCAACCATCAACGGCACCAAATAGTTACCAAATCCCCCAATGGCGCTAGGGACAATCCACAGGAAGATCATGATCGTCCCGTGATTGGTCATGAAAGCGTTATACAGATTGGGGTCGAGTACGTCTGCATCTGGTGTTGCTAATTCAACACGCAGAGCAACAGCCATCAGTCCGCCGATGAGATAGAAAACAAACGCCGTCACCAGGTATTGGATACCAATAACCTTGTGGTCAACATTAAATGTAAAATAGTCTTGCCATTTCCACGCCTTCGGATGGGAGGTGTGGCCAATTACCATTTTCGGTTTATTTTCTTCTGGTGGAGTATTCCGTGGAAATTCTACCTGCGTCATATTTTTGTCCTTTGTCCTTTGTCATTTGTCTTTTGTCATTTGTCTTTTGTCATTTGTCCGTTGTCATTTGAATGACTAATGACCAATGACCAATGACTAATGACTCATGACTACTGACTCTAGAGTTGCTGCACTAATGCCCATCTCATGGGTGTGGGGCGCGAGAAACTCTGATGTTGATAAGTCGTCTGGATTAACTGCAACGACTTGATTTATATTTTGTTGTTGAGCAATCTGGTTTTCTGTCCGCCAGCTATCATATTCTTCTGGTGTGTGGACAATTACCTGTGTCCGCATTGAACCGTGATAACCACCGCATAACTCAGCACAAAC
It includes:
- a CDS encoding ArsC/Spx/MgsR family protein, translated to MARVIFYSKPGCKGGTKQKVLLTAAGHEVIPYNLLTEPWTVERLRSFFGDRPVAEWFNSSSPKVKSGEVVPEKVDEQTALALMLKEPLLIRRPLLEVGEQREVGFDVQKIDAWIGLQAVDESLQQISDNLMKENLQGCSHGHDHGHHHHNQQGEQHQKQGKCSH
- a CDS encoding cysteine dioxygenase family protein, with amino-acid sequence MKGRDWLLTGDGQHQACKSVRSWDLLRENYRLYRFLTEVEDVLNSSDNETNCLPEIRMLVRRLIVNSYWVQSQSLEPSSKTESSVLLLYDELGFPLTVQTVTFAPGTHSNIHNHGTWGIVAVLKGQEKNTFWRRTDSPEFQDKIEATGEITLFPGDIISFTPDAIHSVEAVGDEPTVTFNIYGETDPNERFEFDLVSHKAKNF
- a CDS encoding cytochrome c oxidase subunit 3, coding for MTIATTTSENHSAGHEEHPDLRVWGLLTFLASESLMFGGFFATYLFFRGTTAVWPPEGSEVELLVPTINTIILVSSSFVIHFGDTAIKKNNVKGMQLWYAITAIMGAIFLGGQVYEYSTLGYGLTTNVFANCFYIMTGFHGLHVFVGLLLILRALWRSRLPGEYSATNHTFIEMTEIYWHFVDIIWIVLFTLVYVLTLF
- the ctaD gene encoding cytochrome c oxidase subunit I, translated to MTQVEFPRNTPPEENKPKMVIGHTSHPKAWKWQDYFTFNVDHKVIGIQYLVTAFVFYLIGGLMAVALRVELATPDADVLDPNLYNAFMTNHGTIMIFLWIVPSAIGGFGNYLVPLMVGARDMAFPKLNAIAFWLNPPAGALILGSFIFGGSQSGWTAYPPLSLVTAPIAQTMWILAIVLVGTSSILGSLNFVITILMMKVPSMKWDQVPLFCWAILATSLLALLSTPVLAAGLVLLLFDLNFGTSFFKPDAGGNVVIYQHLFWFYSHPAVYLMILPIFGIMSEVIPVHARKPIFGYKAIAYSSVAICVVGLFVWVHHMFTSGTPGWMRMFFTISTLIVAVPTGVKIFAWVATLWGGKIRFTTAMLFAIGLLSMFVMGGLSGVTMGTAPFDVHVHDTYYVVGHFHYVLFGGSVFGIYAGIYHWFPKMTGRMLNENWGRVHFALTFIGTNLTFLPMHELGLKGMPRRVAMYDPQFIDLNQICTFGSIVLGISVIPFAINMIYSWLKGPLAGDNPWQALTLEWTTSSPPAIENWEVLPIVTHGPYDYGQEHRTELQSSATPEASA